One Roseimaritima multifibrata DNA window includes the following coding sequences:
- a CDS encoding Hsp70 family protein produces the protein MSNDLSGQRPSRGSPRPDKTAAIGIDLGTTFSCVAQVDGRGVPRTLPNADGDPTTPSVVLFETNGFVVGKEALKAAIVSPEMIARCVKREMGNPLFSKSFDGESYPPEVIQSLVLEKLKADAELKTGPVQNAVITVPAYFSEPKRRATQDAGRLAGLNVLDIINEPTAAAIAFGVEQGFLDQQAASKNGETVLVYDLGGGTFDVSVVRIEANRFRVIATDGDFQLGGVDFDQKVVSHLSDAFHSKYLIDPSTDAQGEQRLLREAEDAKRSLSTRDVVTIHFEHAGHALSLPLKRRAFNQMTASIIERTRFTTSKVIRDAGLKWTDLTRILLVGGATRMPAVLEMLETESGMRVDRSLAADEAIAHGAAIYANLLSQGNGNGLDVEVTNVNSHNLGVLGLEKATGLSRTKVLVPQNTALPATHGAAFTTAKDNQRSVAVKVVEGGDASGNHSTSIGTCVIRDLPHGLPAGTQVNVIFKYENNGRLKVRASIPSTGQKAKMEIDRVSAVTDSKLDDWSEKIRSRGRPASSETDTPTGEVETSDEQDLDSKFNDIFDLDDFLN, from the coding sequence CGATGGCAGGGGCGTCCCAAGAACACTACCCAACGCCGACGGTGACCCGACGACACCGAGCGTGGTGTTGTTTGAAACGAACGGTTTTGTTGTCGGAAAGGAAGCATTAAAAGCGGCGATCGTTTCACCGGAGATGATCGCGCGATGCGTCAAACGCGAAATGGGCAATCCGCTTTTTTCGAAGTCGTTTGACGGCGAAAGCTATCCGCCGGAAGTCATCCAATCGCTCGTTCTGGAAAAACTGAAAGCGGACGCGGAACTGAAGACTGGACCGGTTCAGAATGCCGTCATCACGGTACCAGCTTACTTCAGCGAACCGAAACGACGGGCAACACAAGACGCTGGACGACTCGCCGGCTTGAATGTGCTGGATATCATTAACGAACCAACCGCAGCGGCGATCGCTTTCGGGGTCGAACAGGGCTTCCTGGACCAACAGGCCGCATCGAAGAACGGCGAAACGGTTCTCGTTTACGACTTAGGCGGCGGTACGTTTGACGTTTCGGTCGTGCGTATCGAGGCCAACCGGTTTCGAGTCATCGCGACCGATGGTGACTTTCAACTGGGCGGTGTCGACTTCGACCAAAAGGTCGTTTCACATCTTTCGGATGCGTTCCACAGCAAGTACTTAATCGATCCCAGCACAGACGCTCAAGGTGAACAACGATTGTTGCGTGAAGCCGAAGACGCAAAGCGATCACTATCAACTCGTGATGTGGTCACAATCCACTTTGAACACGCCGGTCACGCACTCAGCCTTCCACTGAAACGCCGTGCCTTTAACCAGATGACAGCCAGCATTATTGAACGGACGCGTTTTACAACGTCAAAGGTGATTCGGGATGCAGGGCTGAAGTGGACTGACCTGACTCGCATCCTATTGGTCGGCGGGGCGACCCGGATGCCGGCAGTCCTCGAAATGCTGGAAACGGAAAGCGGGATGCGAGTCGACCGCAGCCTAGCGGCGGATGAAGCGATTGCTCACGGAGCGGCGATCTATGCAAACCTGCTATCGCAAGGCAACGGCAATGGGCTGGACGTGGAAGTGACGAACGTGAACTCTCACAACCTTGGCGTTCTCGGCCTGGAGAAAGCAACCGGGCTAAGCCGTACGAAAGTGCTAGTGCCGCAGAACACAGCTCTGCCGGCGACGCACGGGGCGGCGTTCACGACCGCAAAAGACAACCAACGATCGGTGGCGGTGAAAGTGGTCGAAGGGGGTGACGCGAGCGGGAACCACTCAACGTCGATCGGGACGTGTGTGATTCGCGACTTGCCACATGGGTTGCCGGCCGGCACTCAAGTGAACGTGATTTTCAAATACGAAAACAACGGGCGACTGAAAGTCCGGGCATCGATCCCCAGCACCGGTCAAAAAGCAAAGATGGAGATCGATCGTGTTTCGGCGGTGACCGACAGCAAACTTGACGACTGGAGCGAGAAGATCCGCAGTCGAGGCCGTCCCGCTTCAAGCGAAACCGATACGCCAACCGGTGAAGTGGAGACTTCAGATGAGCAGGATCTGGACAGCAAATTTAACGACATTTTCGATCTCGACGATTTTTTGAATTGA
- a CDS encoding BRCT domain-containing protein, whose product MHELSATQYRPILPGQKARGGLLQSKSKNSSRQAIEEQLAGLGGVFSPRVTQKLNYLVVGAEGNPCWAFACYGRKVEAAVELRKKGIPLLIVHENDYWDAVADVS is encoded by the coding sequence ATGCACGAACTGTCGGCGACACAGTATCGCCCGATCTTACCTGGTCAGAAGGCGAGGGGGGGGCTGCTTCAAAGCAAATCGAAGAATTCTTCACGACAAGCGATTGAAGAACAGCTTGCTGGGTTAGGTGGTGTGTTTTCACCTCGCGTGACTCAAAAACTGAACTACCTTGTTGTTGGAGCGGAAGGGAATCCATGCTGGGCATTCGCATGCTATGGTCGTAAGGTTGAAGCTGCGGTTGAATTGCGCAAAAAAGGAATTCCTCTTCTGATCGTTCATGAGAATGATTACTGGGACGCGGTAGCAGATGTTTCATGA